The sequence ACTGTCGAAGCATCTTAAATGCTCCATGTAAGGCATCTCTGTGCTGTTCCACGAGACCCTGCACTGGTCCACAAAGTACTACACAGTGTGGTATAAACGAAGAGGTGCTAATCACACCAAGGTGAACATACCTTTTGGATCTAAAGGTAAGAGGCTTACAGAATTTCACCAAAACAGTGTTACAGATTTCATCCTGTGAAGAGGCATGTGGCAGTGCCAAGGGAGAGAGACCAGTGATCCTCCGGATGAGAGAGACTTCTTCAGGGGATAAACACTCCACCACCGATATGCCGGCCAGTCCCGAGTAATAAATAACTGAGTCCGGTTGCTTCACACTAGACAGGAGCAATTTTACATTCTGACTCTGTAAATGTTTCATTATTGCTTTCGTCCTTTCCATAATCCAAAACCGAGATGTCTGAAACTGTGCTTCCGAACGCAAAATAAACTCTGATCCAGAAGTCGAAAAGAGAGGCTGAACGGTCTCTGTTACTATCACTATTCTTATGTCACCATCTGCTGGACGGTATACGGAAAAGTCTCTAGGAAGCACAAGCccgggagtgatcctggaatccgaGACGGGGAGGCCGGTGACACCAACACTCAGCTCTACAAAATAGTCATCCACCAGGTCCAACACTTCTTCGGACCCACGTTCACGGGCCATACATTTGAAAAAGTAGTCGCACGTCAACCGTGACATAAAGTCACGATTATTTCTCCCCACTCTCCCACCAAAGTACGCTGCTAAGAGCGACTCTAGAGAGCTCCTACACAACGTTCTCTCTTTAGtggaggaagaaaagatggaCCCAAAGTGCCTGCTTAGGTAATGGTCCACAATATAATCTAATCGGTGTGTCTGAAACGTTAGAAGAAACTGCGAAATCAATTTCCACCGACAACAATTTTTCCAATGTCTTCTATGGGTCTGCATGTGTTTGGAGGCCAAAGAATCCTGTTCTCCGTCCGTCATTGCGTGAAGTCCTCGAAGTAAATGACAAAGGAAGACAACGAACGTCTTAGCACCATCTCCTGTTTTTCTTAGATGACTGGAAACATAGGCCACCACCAACctggacagaaaaagaaataaagcaactCAGATTTTCAGAGGGCGGCTTTCTCACGCACCAGTCGAGTGGAAACCAAGGTTTCACAACTAAAGTCGTAAATGGTGCCTTTAGTTTTCCTGTTTTTCAAGTTACTTTGTTCTATTTCGAGATTCTGGGGTTGGGTGGAGCGAGGAGGGGAAAATGAGCGTTGTTGGGTGTTTGATGAGATCTGATGCTCAAGGGCTCCCCTTGGCCCCGCgggttagcaccgccttcggaccagggcgtgaccccggggtcctgggatcgagtcccgcgtcgggctccctgcagggagcctgctgctccctctgcctgtatctctgcttctctctgtgcctcatgaataaataaaattaaaaaaaaaaaaaaaaggaaaagtgaccaCCTATCcccttctattaaaaaaaaaaaaaaaaaaaaaaagacgtgatGCCCAGAAGAAAGTCCCATTGGAAGCGCGCTGGAGTCTCGCGCGAGGACGGCCGCGGCTGCGCGCTGCGGCAGGAGGGTACCTGGCTGCGGGGTGCTCTAGGTGTAGCGCCCCCAGGAGGCGGCCTCCGTCCCGGCTCAGCAGCACCTCGCCGGTGGGCTTCGTACACAGAACCTGCCGCCCCTCGGGCCCCAAGCAGCGGCTCACGATGGTCTCCAAGGCCTCCGCCACCTGCAGCGCCGCCTCCACAGAGCCCGTGGCGGCCATCGCGCGCAGGGCCGGCGGCAGGAGGCACCCCCCGGAAGGAGGCGGGCCGGGCGgcggaaggggcggggcgggcggcggaaGCTGGGAGGTCAGGGCTTCCGGGAAGCTGTTCCCGGGGCTGAGACGTCCTTCCTCCCGCGGACGGCACGGGCCCGGAGGCCGCAGCCCTGGCTTGCGCGGCCCCCCGCGCGACATCCGCGCGGTGACGTCACGTACACGTAGACCAGGGCGGCCGCGCGCGGGGCGGCAGGGCGCGTGGGGCGTGGTGACGTCACGTGCACGTAGACCAGGGCGGCCGCGCGCGGTGCGGCAGGGCGCGTCTGCAGGGCGCGTGTGGCGTGGCGCGCGGGGTGCGCTGGGCCCCGCGGCGGACGTCCCCCGTCGTGCTCCTCAGACGGTGCGGTGCTGGAGCAGCGGCGGGGACGGCACCCGGGAGCCTGCGCCCGCCTTGGCGACGCCACGTCCCTCGAGGAGGGTCCACTGGGGCTGAGCAGCTACAGGTTGCTCGTCTTCGCGTCCGCGCAGGGCAGGCGGCGGCGGATGGAGCCCCGGGAGCGCCCCCCGAGGACGCCGGGCACGCCGCGCGTCAGGGGCTGTGCGAGCCCGTCCCGGTCCCCGTCCCGGTCCCCGTCCCCGGCCGGCGCGGCTCCCACGGAAACAGAGACCAGGACGCAGCCGCCACATGCCAGATTCAAAGTCATTAGATCGCAGGTCgctctttttaagaattttattcagAATGCCTACCTGTAGAAGTTAGCATTATCTTACAGATTACaaaaattcaattcttttgcGTCTGCAAACATTCATAATAGGTGAGGAATAACATACTAGAAACGTGGAGCGTCACAAAACCGTCGCCTGGGACTCGCCGTGCCCCGCGCGCCTCCGGGAAGGGGCGTGACCGGGTCGTACTCACACTGCGGGGAACGCACTTCTAGGACACAAACCTGACCAGCGGTAGAGTGTTTGAATTTATAAACGGCCGTTAAGCAGGACATTTAACTCAGATGTATATTGAAGCAtgctaaaaagtgaaaaaagttttCGGCTTAAGTTCTGTGGCTCATCAGTTCCCAATGTttcatggcatttttaaaataaatttcagtgttgtaatactaaaataattttacatgatAAATGCAAAACGATAaaattttctgaacattttagAAAGTATATTCACATTCATTTTGTCACGGGTTTCTTGTGGATCTTCTAAATATGTTAATCATATTAAGGAGACACTGGTCCTAGACAATTTTAACAGTCCATCTTCAATTAAAAACTGTAACAAAACAAACAGTATGTTAAAACGTAACAAAAAGTAACTTAAATATACTAAATTCACACACAGTAAACAAAGTGAAACCAAATTACATAATAGTGGCAggttatacattttaaagaatttatcaatATAGTCAAATGACGCAGAAGTTGAAATGTAAACTTAGTGATTTGTGTGGTGTTACTCCTTGTTCAAATTGGAAAATTTGGTATAAATGCtagtattagtattttatttctgtacatttaacataattcaaaataatctacAGCATCATGTATGGCTCATCAATATTGCCATCATCACTGTATAtcaaccaaaaaaaacccaaaaatatattcattaccCATTACAAATGCTAGACACTGGAAAAAACGAAattctttacatttgttttcttaaatattctaagatattcttcaaaaagttaaaactgcCTTCTACAGAATTTTATGTGTATATGGCACAAGTGGACACCCAAAACAGTGTGAATTCCATCAAAAAGGCACTGTTTACAATACTCAGAATAATCTGACAAGTCTACTTCAATGATGTCTGAGAGTGAATATATCTGAAATAGTTAAATAGACAAACCCTTATAAAAGTACAGCATTACTGTTTAAATATACTATAgctatataaaaggaaataaaaatgatacagaGAAATGACCCTTTATGACAAGTAAGCCTATAAACACTTTGAATCATATTGTAGAGTTCTGtaacacaaaaataacaaaagtattttcttaaagGCACAAAAGCGTGAATACTAAATGAGTGTTCCATTTTACAAGGCCAACTTCTTCAATGGAATGGTGACAAAGATTACACTGTACCTTTATAAGTGATACAAAAAAGTACTAACATGAAATACAAGTAAAGCATCTATTGCTGAGACTTACTTGTTTCACATACCCCATTTATGGTCTATTCCTGGGCCAGCTACACCTCACTAAGTGGTGGATGACTGAAGGCATAGTACATTTAATAACTAAACAAATGCATATAAATTttcatgtgaaaaaataaaatttttgatcaaatgaaaaaaagtggTCATAAGATCTTAAATCCTAGAAACCATCATGAGGCTCTCAGACAACTGGGAACTGTTAATCACAATTTTTATGAATCCATGTTTGAAGGAATATTAATCTCAGGTAGAGAACATTCAAAGTCAATTATATATATGGCTACATACAAAGTTAATTATGTGTTTTAAAGGATTCACATGCTAAGCCCAGCACAAGCACTGATCTAAAACTAAGCCACCGATTCCTGAGTTTTGTGTTCAGTTCACAGAAAGGAACTCATACAACCAAAAGCATAAGAAGACTATTAGATTAGATCTATGCTTTCAGTGTATAAGAAACAGTCATGAGTAACCCTGCTCTTTTTCATGAAATAGTTTTTGACTCCTTGAGTAAAGAACCCAAAACAtctgtcttaaaaagaaaaaaaagtaactacCTTTCCAGTCTTAGAAGATACCTATACAAATAAAACACTATTTAGACCAAATGAAAATAACACACAAGTGGGTAAGACTAAAACCCCAAAGGGGGGTTAccaacaaaaaattttaagttttccagGTTCAATGATGAAATGATTTTTGTGATCAGCCaataaacttatttatatatgatataaatactaatttaaacaataaaaaggatcaaattgtacaatatttacaaaataatatcaATGAGTAGGCAGTTGAGCATATAACATTGGTAACAGAAAGTGAGTACAAAAATTATACTGACAAGTCTGAAATACAAACAGATCCCACCTGTTCTGTGTAGTCCTAGTATACCTATACTTAAAAGGCTTAAGTACATCTTACttctatttcaattaaaaaaaagttttcacatGTACATATGGAATTGAGCATTATTTTGCCAAAATTACATGGGATATAGCTCTTCATAAAACCTAAGGTTACTTAAAATAGGTATACTGATTAGGGGAAAAAAgccagctctttttttctttttatcacttttgattttttaaatttagcaatcgttccttgattttatatttatcatggCATAAATAGTTGATTGTAATCTTACTAGGGTCTCACAGCCTCTTCTTACTCAAAGGCAAAAGTAGCCAGAATAATtattctgacttttattttcattaataaccATTTTGAAATCTTTACTTTCAGGATTCTGAGATATATCTTCCTAAGCTTAACTACATTTGCAAAAATTGCTTCTGAggactgtaaatatttatgacaaaagtaaaaatattaaccccctctcaaaaaattagaaaaagtttGCCCGAGCCTGAATAAAAAAATCGTGAAAAATCGTGGTTTTATTATAGAATGAAGTTGCTCAGAACAGAGAAGGCAAATAAGGAACTAAACTTCAGACCTTGATGCTCTTCTTAGATGCTCAACTTATTGCACATTTAAAGAAATCAATTGTAATGTATACATAAATGGTACCACACTAAGTGTCTTTTCTTATTGCCTTTCTCTTATTTGGcttttgaaatataatattggttataatttttttttctactctactTATTCACTGAACACACTAGGGCCTAAACAAAAGCtaaatttttcataatgaaaaaaaccccagaaattaTCAGAATTTCATATGCCCTACAAACATCTCTAAAATTTGGCCTAGTGATTGGACCAATGGAGttacaaaaaacagaaataagaaaaaaggacagCAATAAATTTTGACCACACTCTTTTAACCAAGTGCTTGAGGTGGTATATTATATAGGTATAAGAAAGATATAATCAATAGGTCCAAATAGCTGCATACCAGTTTTTTATGttgatatacatacacacacatttatacctgtagctataaatattaaattctaggggttaaaaaaatcatgtgtaaACTTTGAAAAAAGCAATTTGCCATCTTGTCTCTCTCAGTATATCAATTTTgcctacactttttttttttttttttttttttttgctgtttctaaGAAGACAATTGAACTGGGTGctttggaaatgatttttaaacagGACAGTGTTTTGAACTATTTATGTCTATTTTGCAATCATTCCCATTCCGTAATTCCTTATTGATAAAAGTCTTGTGCctgttttatgaagaaaatagatTGCTATATAGATTTCCTAAGATTGACAATATTTGTTATGAATGCTATATCTCAGAACATACTATAGAATACAAAGACTACTTTCAGGTATACATAAGACACAATTATGTGTACATGTGGATTTATCATATTCACATGTAAACACATTGTCACAAAAGCTAGAAATGTTCTGGCACTTAACACATAGCTCACTTTAATAACCAATAGTTCTTATATCAGGTTAAGAATAAAAGGTATGAAAGGTCAACACCACTACATTTATCTCTAAgatttttgtttcagaaatattGTGACATTTTAATAAAGACCAAAGCCACTTGAACATTGGTCCCAGGCCAAATCTGATTATTCCAGTTCATTAATTCAACTGTAAGGAACTTCTACTTAAACATGAAGTTTATTATGACTTGAAGCAAAATCAGGAGGAAAATGATGAAGTAGTCTTTTTGTTGCAGAAAATAATCCGTGGCAGGTGCGCTTGAAACTAAATGATTTCGAAGAGCCATAATATTtctacaaaataagaaacaataaattttataattatttgtcaaAATGTTGACATAAAACTCACAATTTGATATATGAGATTTATTAGTAAGTCTTAGGTAACAGAACACTGAAGTAACTAGTTCAATTAATTACAACTACCTTAACAGGAAGCTGATTATCCTACGTAAAGCCATTATTAGGTCTTGTCTAAAGCTACATTCCACATTGTACCAATTATTCAATGTTGTACATCAAACATAATCATTAAAGTTTGATGATGTAAAAATATAATCACCTTTCTCTGTTATCAcagtggatttattttttatctatctatctatctatctatctatctatctatctatctatctatcatctatttattatttcaggagagacacggagagagagaggcagagacacaggcagaggaagaagcaggctccatgcagggagcccgacgtgggactcaatccctggacccaggatcacaccctgggctgaaggtggtgctaaactgctgagctaccagaGCTGCCCAataacagtgttttgtttttttttaatttttatttattatttatgatagtcacagacacacagagagagaggcagagacacaggcagagggagaagcaggctccatgcaccgggagcccgacgtgggatttgatcccgggtctccagtatcgcgccctgggccaaaggcaggcgccaaaccgctgcgccacccagagatccccaataacagtggttttaaaacaaaaactatgctCTTCAGTTGGCCTATTAaagttcttttatatttacttaagGAAAGATAGAAACAAGTTGGAGAAAAATCCTAAATTCCCCAGGAAAAAGTAATACAACAGATTTCGTGACATTCCTAACTTGAAAAATGCTATATAGGCACTTCATATGCTGACAGACTTTGTCAAAGTCAAATTATAggggagaaagacaaaaataaaatgttaatttagtCATGAAATGAGCTTACATTATCCTCATGCTATCCTAAATGcttttggctaaaaaaaaaaaaggttagtgaAGACATCCCACCCTGCCACTGCCCCAACTTCTTCTAGTAAAGTGTGTTACCagcatagagagagaggaagcaagcgAATAAGCAGgttcattaattaataaatataattaaactaGGAAATGAGAATTTTATAAGGGCTGATGACACCAAGAAGCAGAAGACATGCCCCCTCCTCTAAAGGGAGTTCATGGGCCAGTGGGGGCGGCAGGGGTGTGGTAAACAGATACACACAATAACAACTCTGTAGTCTACCAAACACTCAAAAGCAGTATGTATAGAGAACTGTACAAGGAAAGTGGAGAAGAGATAATAACTCCACAGGACAGGGTGAATAATTAGAAATGCTACAAAAAGGGTGGCATCTGAATTATATTCTGAAGGATAAACAGGGATTTTCTTAATgggcagggtgggaggaagaGCAATTCAGTGTTGGCAAAGCTCCAAAGATGACACAGCACACTGTATTCTGGAGATGTGAGGagtttcacagaactagagcatGGGATAGGTGCAGGGATGAGGCTGTAAATGAAAACAGCAACTAGATATAAGCTATAAGATCactaaaaacagagaaaaatcttttcttttttttttttaattctctgataTAGCAATGGGAGTCAACCAATCTGCACTCATGCTAGCTTAGCAATGGAGCAGGATGGATCAGAACCTTTTCCCCTACAAGGAGCCTTCCTGGGTGTTAATGGCCTTGTGTTGCTGGATGATGGGGAGGTGTGTGTGAAGGTCTGGGACTACAAAAAGAGCACTCAAGGATCTCATGCTATGTAACCATTGCTATGATGTATTTCAGTATTTCTACAACTGATGCACTCCAATTAAACATTAGCCATATACAAAGGGACTACAGAAGCCTTTGTTAACCAATTCTCTCAGAAACTACCCCATTTCCACACCCAACCCTGCTACATTTCTAGTATGTTACAGCAGTAAGATGAAGAGCTTCCAATTTTACcctcacagatgagaaaaaaccACCACTCTGCCCCTATATTTTAGTGGTGAAGGAATTTCGTAAGTTTTAGTCATCAGGCAACAGAAGCCAAGGTTCTATTATAGCCCAACAATGTTATAAAACTGTAAAGTTTGCATATAATTTCCTACCTAACAGGATTCTTAACTATCTCTCTACACTTAAATGAACAGCCACTGTCCATGTATATTaccttttaatttcttcctgtgtTTGTTTTATAGATTCAATGGAATTTTGAATGTCTCCCAGTtctatccctttctttcttcttgtatttGGTTTCACTGATTGAGCTGAAAAGACATTTGGAATGAAGTTGGTAAAAATAGAGAACATACTTAATTATAAACAATTTACATTTCAGCTTAATGATTCTTGTGTAATAAAAATCTTCCTAGGCATTACTTTTATGGCTTAGAGTAATGTAATACTAatactctgtatttttaaaatcccaatcaTATCACTTCCAAATTAGAACATTACAGATATATTTAAAGTAACCACAAATTAGTTAAATTTTGGATggtatcagtttttaaaaactcatcaaaatagacaaaaatacttttttttaaagattttatttatttattcatgacagacagagagagagagagagagagagagagaggcagagacacaggcagagagagaagcaggctccatgcagggagctggatgtggggcttgatcctgggactccaggatcacaccctgggccaaaggcaggcgctcaaccgctgagccacccaggtgtcccgacaaaaataatttattaaaaacatat comes from Canis lupus baileyi chromosome 13, mCanLup2.hap1, whole genome shotgun sequence and encodes:
- the BBS10 gene encoding BBSome complex assembly protein BBS10, which translates into the protein MSRGGPRKPGLRPPGPCRPREEGRLSPGNSFPEALTSQLPPPAPPLPPPGPPPSGGCLLPPALRAMAATGSVEAALQVAEALETIVSRCLGPEGRQVLCTKPTGEVLLSRDGGRLLGALHLEHPAARLVVAYVSSHLRKTGDGAKTFVVFLCHLLRGLHAMTDGEQDSLASKHMQTHRRHWKNCCRWKLISQFLLTFQTHRLDYIVDHYLSRHFGSIFSSSTKERTLCRSSLESLLAAYFGGRVGRNNRDFMSRLTCDYFFKCMARERGSEEVLDLVDDYFVELSVGVTGLPVSDSRITPGLVLPRDFSVYRPADGDIRIVIVTETVQPLFSTSGSEFILRSEAQFQTSRFWIMERTKAIMKHLQSQNVKLLLSSVKQPDSVIYYSGLAGISVVECLSPEEVSLIRRITGLSPLALPHASSQDEICNTVLVKFCKPLTFRSKRYVHLGVISTSSFIPHCVVLCGPVQGLVEQHRDALHGAFKMLRQLLKDLDLNYLIQTSDQNHTSSPLVYNESDPLPEVVNGSIQRPRQDTVLRNKSKPAKTQTYSDLVVPSVELETCIIPCSAPKVTPTGTYQTDETLRCFSPTKTRINGDNEPFIESNSANSTENTRREISYENLQITKIPGKGNLLPVREKTLEICAAQGHCFSTIPAGCVLPVGGNFEILLHYYLLHYAKKCQQSEETMVSMIIANALLGVPKILYKSKKGNCSFPQIYVRTLHALQTHQPMVSSQTGLESVAGKYQLLTSVLQCLTKILTIDLVINIKRQPQEIYDQDSEEEV